The Pyrus communis chromosome 8, drPyrComm1.1, whole genome shotgun sequence region CAACCATGCTTTCCGGTGATCTGGTTATCTTCACTCACCGTGCATTTAGCTTAATACGACAATAAACACCCCGCGGGCGTGGGGTAATGTAATTATGATACATATGTGATCCGAATGCATGTAAACTTAACAATGTTGAGCATGAGTTTGTACACTATACAAAGTATCATGTTAATGTCAATGTTCTATTGGGTAATGTGGATCATCTCTCAGTTTGGTAAATGGTTGCATTCCGTATCGGGAGAACGTCTCGTTTCATATACCCCGAATCTCACATCACCGATTCCGTGGGAAGATCTTGGATAGTCAAGTGACGTTTAGTAGTCGAGCATTCGACTTTAACCAACACTTTTTGAACAAAATCTTGCACGATTTTACGAGGTCTTGCTTAGGCCCAAACAAAAAAGTATGGTTAAATTTTAGGCCCTCTCAAATCCATGCATCCAAAAGGGCCCTAACAAAAGTACTTGTCCTACGAAACGACCGACGCGGGCAAATGCAGAGCAGTGCAAAGTGGAACATTCACAAAGACAAGCAAACTAACCAACAGCTCCCTTCCTGTCTAAAagtttttcaatgtgatcggtaCATAGAatatcacgtgttattatataaataataaaatatatatgttaaaaaattaataattttaaaattaaaatttttaaccatttatataaaaatacaatgCACCACCGTTTTACAGTCAGAACGAAAAATTTCTCATCCCTGTCGCTTGCAACTGAAGCTCCGCAAGTCCAACGCACTCATTCACTTCCTCACTCCAAATCTGTCACGCGCGACATTAACAGCCGACCCACCGTCCTCAAAACAAatgtaaacaaaaaaaccaGTGAAGTAAAACTAAAGTCACACACTTTGGTGTCTATCTCTGCAGATCTCCATTAATCAACTGTAAGTAAATCCCCAGCTCCAAATCTCTGCTTTCTTTCCCCATTCATTTTTCTTCCACTTTCTCTAAaaacccatcatttttttttcatgcattcataAGATCTGATCGGTTTTCCCACCTGGGTTTTCTCGAGAACTCATGAAAGAATCGAATCCGGCCACCGAGCCCTTCGGGCAAAACATCATCAAACTCATCAGCAATCTCTGTTTCTCAGTTTTTGTCTTTTCGGTGCTTATAATTACTGTAATTGCCATCACCTACCAACCCCCAGATCCATGGCTGGAGTCAGCTCCGGCCTTAACAAAACTCTTCACCGATTCCGAGAACGCCACTTTCAAAGATGACAACTCTGTCCTCACAACCGGCGAGGATTTACCTCTTGCCCCCGCCGTGTCCCCGGTTTCTTCGGGTTTTGCAGTCATTACGGAGTCTGTGATTGCGAAAGCCGAGGCCAAGGTCTCTAATTCGACTAATTCGACCCTGTCGGACGGGTTGAATTGTGAGGATTTGGAGAGAGTGAATTGCTCTGACCCACGGGCTTTGATTGCGGTGGAGAGATTTAATTTGAGGTGGTTTAAGAACATTGTGTTCTTGGAGTATCAAACGCCGGTTAATGGGTCGAAAGCGGATGAATGCGATGTGTTGTGGAAGTTTAGGAACAAAAAGGAGAAGTCTTGGAGGAAGTATAGGGATTTTAGGAGGTTTAAGCTCGGATTCGGGGTGAATTGTACTTATAAGGTGGTGCACGCCGGAAGGTGGCATTCGGGTATTAATGGGAGGAGAGCGAGCAGGATTAGTAGTAATGGCACCAGGGGTGGTGGGAAGGCTAGAATCACCCCACCAGTTCGTGATGAACAGATCAATGATACGATCCCTAGCTTGGGATCGGATAAGAATTTTAGGAGGGGGAGGTACTTGTACTATTCGCGCGGAGGGGATTATTGCAAGGGGATGAACCAGTTCCAATGGAGTTTCTTGTGTGGTTTAGGTGAGGCTATGTATTTGAACAGGACATTTGTGATGGATTTGAGTGTCTGCTTGGCGGGGAGTTATACTCTGAGTAATAAAGATGAGGAAGGGAAAGATTTTCGGTATTACTTTGATTATGAACATCTCAAGGAAACCGCCTCAATTGTGGATGAGGATGAATTTCTGCGGGATTGGAAGAAGTGGGATCGGATCCATAAGAAGAAAGTGCCCATTAAGAAGGTCGCGAGCCATAAGGTGACGCCAATGCAGCTCAAGAAAGAGAGGAGCACTATTATATGGAGGCAGTTTGATGGTCCGGAGCCAGAAAATTACTGGTACAGGGTGTGTGAAGGACAGGCTGCTAAGTACGTTCAGAGGCCGTGGCATGCCTTGTGGAAATCGAAGAGATTGATGAATATTGTTACGGAGATCAGCGGGCGGATGGACTGGGATTTTGATGCTGTTCATGTTGTGCGAGGAGAGAAGGCGCAGAATAAGCAGCTTTGGCCTCACCTTGATTATGATACGTCCCCAGACATGCTTCTTAACAAGGTCAAGACGATGGTGCAGCCTTGGAGGAATCTGTATATAGCCACTAACGAACGGTTCTACAATTACTTTGATAAACTGAGGTCTCAGTACAAAGTTCATTTGCTTGATGACTACAAAGAACTTTGGAGTAACACGAGTGAGTGGTACAATGAGACTAGCAATTTAAACAACGGGCGACCAGTTGAGTTCGATGGATACATGAGGGTTGAAGTGGATACCGAGGTTCTTTACAGGGCAAAGACGCGTGTGGAAACATTCTATAATTTGACGGCAGATTGCAAGGACGGAATCAACACATGCTGACCAGGTTGGAGAAACATCTAGTTCCCTATTCCATATTTTGATTCACTTTTTGAATGATACAGTTGAATTCGTGTGAGGCTTATTGCTGTTATTTGCTTGTTCTTCTATTATATTGGATGTTGGAATTTCTTATTGATCACAGAAAAGTCTATATATGTTGTATAATAGATTCAACTCATTTTGTTTTTCACATCAATTTTATCTCTTACAAGTTGTAGTCGATTCCattgaacaaaaaattgaattgaaaagtGGAGTCGAAGGTTTAGATCGATGCAACACATTTAGATTTTCATTTCAACCTGCAGATTTTGAAACTTCTTTCATCGGTTTAACTCCAAAACTCCTCATGTAGCTTTAAATGCTATACTTTTTTCTTCAATGCCATATCGTTCCTTAAAGCCATCGTTGGCGTCCATAGTTTTACAGAATGCTTAAACAGGTTATAGTGTTATGCATACGGGAATGAAGAATTATGGTTTAAGAGGCACATTTGTTACTGCATATGGTAGgaaatactatatatatatatcagttaCATCCCAATCTTAAAGAGGAAGattaaatttcagaaaatcaaATATAACTAAATTCAACCCTTGCTTTTTATCTAAACCAATTCATTTGTAAAGTCAGTCATAGATCATTTGCATGGTTTTCTTCGACTTTCCAGTTTTGGGTTGGAGCCACTTGATTATGCAAAGGTATGTATTCCtgcagaaataaataaaaacatgaaccTCTTTTAGGGTGAAAGGCGATGTAAACAAGCTATGTTTGTAACTTCATTTTCCCATCAAAGGTGTTTTCACATTGAAGTAGTTTTGGGGTGGGAATGATTTTGTAAGGGCTAAAAGTGCTTTCAAATGATCAAAAAAGTGGTTTTTTGGCGCTGTACAAGGAAACACCAAGAAGGAAGTACTTCcgatattatttattaaatatttgttgAGCTTTTATGAGAAGTATTTATGAGCAGAAGTATTTTCTACAAAAGCAAACTAAAACAGGAATTTGATATGGAACAGTTTAAAAGCAGAGAGTGATATCAGTACCTCCATCTTCTGTATCAGCTCTGTGGCAGTTTTTGCAGATATGACAATATTCCTAGCAGATAAAGTGATAAATCCCTCTTCCACACCTTTGTCAAACAGACGAAGCAAGCAATCATAATACCCATCAATGTTCAAAAGACCCACCTGATTTGCAGACAAAAATATGTGGTATAGTGGTTAAAATGTTAATGTCTTTTTTCTAGAAAATTGGTTCATACGTTAAGGTCCAAGTTACAAACTCAAAAGTGACATAAAGTTGGTGGATTAATATGATTTTAAAAGGTGAAATGTCCTTTTCccaatgctttttttttttttcaacttttgtcCCATCATTTTTACAACAACATACGAGTGTGAAACGATTGTAATGACAAAGGGCGTGCTTCTAACGATTTGTCAAGGGAAAGAGTAAGCCTcaatcatattatatataggTTTAAAAATGGTTACCAAGTCTTATCATGGCCATCCATGTCACACATCCATATGGCTATCAATCTAAAAACAAAGATCTGACTTATACCCACATACAGCTAAGTACTTGCTAGCTAATTCGGATGGATGACAGTTAAGAAAGAGGAGTATTAGGGTAAGTGGCGCGTTGGCACGTGAGTAGTTTTTGACCTTAAGATGCACCTAGATCTTTTAGTAAAACTGACGCGTATATATGATTGGAAATTGTGCACACATTCAAAGCAATCAAGATTCATTTAGAAATTGGAAGCTTTATTATTAGTTTTGAAGATTCTAttgttttatcacaaatgataagACAGTGAAATATTTGCGCGTGAGCACCTTTTGACTCTAGAGAAATGATAAGAAGATTTTTAAAATGTAATTCTCTGATACCTCAcaatttaactttaattttcataccaacattataaaatagtATGTTAAAAACATGAAGTGATCAAAGATCCATGCAGAGTACtattgaaagaaaatataaattattagCAATTGTAAGCAGATCAAAAGCGACTAACCACAGCAAAATTCATCGAGAAATTGAAAGCTCTATCACCTAAGATCCAGTTCCCTCCATTGCATAGAATGCGGAATGATTTTTCCCACTCAGATCAATAGATTATTTCACTTGGATGCCATCATACAATTTTCAATTCAAGAAGCCTAGCAGCTTACGGGGTGAATATGCATGTTGAAAGAAGATGGGGAGAGCTAGCTAGGCAGCGGAGGGCATCATTGTGGTGGATGCAAAGTGGTTAATGCACTACATGAATGTGTAGTGTGGGGTTCTTAGGCGTTAGGACCATTAGAATGACCCTTTTTATGatcatttcaaataaaaaacttaatataataccaagaaattttcaattttaatgaaCTTCCACATGcttgattaattaatacaaTTATAAATGTGACTTGCAAGTGATTGCACATGTTTGAAATTTACATTAACACATTATATCGATGAATAAAATGTTATACGGTTCTTTGTCACAAAAAGAACATACcaatttctattttctttttccaaatttgGTGAGAAAATTTGGATAATGGTTAAGATTAAAGCAAGTTCAGAGTTCAACTCTCTTATGTTTAACATTAATTTAACACAAAATTACTTCATAAAGATAACTAGATTTTTAAACGCTTACATGAATTCCTTTCGTGCGTACGATAAGATAGCGAGGGGGAATCTAATTGTTTTTTACAATCATTTTGAAGTTGAAAATTTGTACGAGTTATTTAAATTTTCCAAATATCTGAGTAAACAATAATATCATTGAGGATGCCTATTTTTTAGGGTTATTCGCGTCCTATGGCTCATGCAATCaattatatatgctaa contains the following coding sequences:
- the LOC137741941 gene encoding uncharacterized protein; the encoded protein is MKESNPATEPFGQNIIKLISNLCFSVFVFSVLIITVIAITYQPPDPWLESAPALTKLFTDSENATFKDDNSVLTTGEDLPLAPAVSPVSSGFAVITESVIAKAEAKVSNSTNSTLSDGLNCEDLERVNCSDPRALIAVERFNLRWFKNIVFLEYQTPVNGSKADECDVLWKFRNKKEKSWRKYRDFRRFKLGFGVNCTYKVVHAGRWHSGINGRRASRISSNGTRGGGKARITPPVRDEQINDTIPSLGSDKNFRRGRYLYYSRGGDYCKGMNQFQWSFLCGLGEAMYLNRTFVMDLSVCLAGSYTLSNKDEEGKDFRYYFDYEHLKETASIVDEDEFLRDWKKWDRIHKKKVPIKKVASHKVTPMQLKKERSTIIWRQFDGPEPENYWYRVCEGQAAKYVQRPWHALWKSKRLMNIVTEISGRMDWDFDAVHVVRGEKAQNKQLWPHLDYDTSPDMLLNKVKTMVQPWRNLYIATNERFYNYFDKLRSQYKVHLLDDYKELWSNTSEWYNETSNLNNGRPVEFDGYMRVEVDTEVLYRAKTRVETFYNLTADCKDGINTC